In a genomic window of Maricaulis maris MCS10:
- a CDS encoding HlyD family secretion protein, protein MITRSALIALLPLAQLALAGCSAPEDSGLVGYAEGDFIRIAPDQPGRITAAAAAEGEHVVAGSLLIRQDDTAERAALAAIEARIDAATARYDDALAGARDPEIAAARDLLRQALATQAEADQARDRNQALFADGHISQARLDTAIAAARAADARVDEMRQRLNIVQLPARSDQLRALQAEIAAAEAEREGAVYRLTLRTVTAPADARIHRQLRFAGEQAGPTAPVYELLPDGAVHAVLFIPETELAGLPVGTRLAVECDACGAGLMATIATIDDAAEFTPPILYSDSSRARLVFRAEARFDDTPPPPGTPLFFEPRP, encoded by the coding sequence CGCCCGAAGACAGCGGGCTTGTCGGCTATGCCGAGGGCGATTTCATCCGCATCGCGCCGGACCAGCCGGGACGCATCACCGCGGCTGCCGCGGCCGAGGGCGAGCACGTGGTCGCCGGCAGCCTGCTGATCCGCCAGGACGATACCGCCGAACGCGCCGCGCTGGCCGCCATTGAGGCGCGGATCGATGCGGCGACCGCCCGCTATGACGATGCCCTCGCCGGCGCGCGCGACCCGGAAATCGCCGCCGCCCGGGATCTGCTGCGCCAGGCGCTGGCCACCCAGGCCGAGGCCGACCAGGCGCGCGACCGCAACCAGGCCCTGTTTGCCGATGGCCATATCAGCCAGGCCCGGCTCGACACCGCCATCGCGGCCGCCCGGGCGGCCGATGCCCGCGTCGACGAAATGCGCCAGCGGCTCAACATCGTCCAGCTGCCTGCCCGATCCGACCAGCTGCGCGCCCTGCAGGCCGAGATCGCGGCGGCCGAGGCCGAGCGTGAAGGTGCCGTATACCGGCTGACCCTGCGCACCGTCACGGCGCCGGCGGACGCCCGCATCCATCGCCAGCTCCGCTTCGCCGGCGAACAGGCGGGACCGACCGCGCCGGTCTATGAACTTCTGCCGGACGGTGCGGTCCATGCCGTCCTCTTCATTCCGGAAACGGAGCTGGCGGGCCTGCCGGTCGGTACTCGGCTCGCCGTGGAGTGCGACGCGTGCGGTGCCGGTTTGATGGCCACGATCGCGACGATTGATGACGCCGCCGAATTCACCCCGCCCATCCTCTATTCGGACTCCTCGCGGGCGCGTCTCGTCTTCCGCGCCGAAGCCCGTTTCGACGACACACCGCCGCCGCCGGGCACACCGCTCTTCTTCGAGCCGCGCCCATGA
- a CDS encoding ABC transporter ATP-binding protein: MSEALAIDVTGLSKSFGGTRVVDDFDMAVPPGRIYGFLGPNGSGKTTTIRMMCGLLKPDGGGGTALGLDIIRQSREIKARVGYMTQRFSLYGDLTVRENLSFMSRLHALPKTRQVVDQALEEYDLAPRARQLAANLSGGWKQRLALAAASLHQPGLLLLDEPTAGVDPKARRDFWDRIRRLARQGVTVLVSTHYMDEAVQCDNIAFIAYGRKLIDAPAGEIPSRIGLHTIRIEGPGLQPVYDALENTKGVEQIARFGAALHISGRDRHALEAAAAPYRSRDGLSVTEAKTGLEEAFIWLMSGAEDNFT; encoded by the coding sequence ATGAGCGAAGCGCTCGCCATCGACGTGACCGGGCTGAGCAAGTCCTTTGGCGGCACCCGCGTTGTCGATGATTTCGACATGGCGGTCCCGCCGGGCAGGATTTACGGCTTTCTCGGCCCCAACGGGTCGGGCAAGACCACGACCATCCGCATGATGTGCGGCTTGCTGAAGCCTGATGGCGGCGGCGGTACGGCGCTCGGCCTCGACATCATCCGCCAGAGCCGCGAGATCAAGGCGCGGGTCGGCTATATGACCCAGCGTTTCTCGCTCTATGGCGATCTCACCGTGCGCGAGAACCTGAGCTTCATGTCGCGCCTGCACGCCCTGCCCAAGACGCGGCAAGTGGTGGATCAGGCGTTGGAGGAATACGATCTCGCGCCACGGGCCAGGCAATTGGCGGCCAACCTCTCCGGCGGCTGGAAACAGCGCCTGGCGCTGGCTGCCGCCTCGCTGCACCAACCGGGACTCCTGTTGCTCGACGAACCAACCGCCGGGGTTGATCCCAAGGCGCGGCGGGACTTCTGGGACCGGATCCGCCGTCTGGCACGGCAGGGCGTCACGGTGCTGGTCTCGACCCACTACATGGATGAGGCCGTGCAATGCGACAATATCGCCTTCATCGCCTATGGCCGCAAACTCATCGACGCGCCGGCCGGCGAGATCCCCTCCCGCATCGGCCTGCACACGATCCGAATTGAAGGCCCCGGCCTGCAGCCGGTCTATGACGCGCTGGAGAACACGAAAGGCGTCGAGCAGATCGCCCGTTTTGGCGCCGCCCTGCACATTTCCGGACGTGATCGGCACGCGCTGGAGGCAGCGGCCGCACCCTACCGGTCGCGCGACGGACTCAGCGTGACCGAGGCCAAGACGGGGCTGGAAGAGGCCTTCATCTGGCTGATGAGCGGCGCCGAGGACAATTTCACATGA
- a CDS encoding ABC transporter permease gives MKSLSRILAMLGKEFIQMLRDRLTFGMMVGIPVMQLLLFGYAINTDPRHLPTLVEMGDSGPASRAILQAMETSEYFDLIGTVAPGAEVETVMRDGQAAFIVTIPPGFERELARGERPQILLDADATDPVAAGAGAGAFATIVQQALEPMLGEMTPPVETIIHRRYNPAGLTALNIVPGLLGIILTMTMAMMTSMALTREAERGTLEALLSTPTRPHEVMIGKITPYVVVGFIQVAIMLLGARFLFGVPFEGSPPAFLAAVSLFILVNLALGFLFSTVARSQMQAMQLTFFAFLPSILLSGFMFPFAAMPHWAQAIGQAIPATHFIRAVRAIMLKGAGLEHVWPQIWPLMVIFTVIATVAMLRYRQTLD, from the coding sequence ATGAAGTCCCTGTCCCGCATCCTTGCCATGCTGGGCAAGGAATTCATCCAGATGCTGCGCGACCGGCTGACCTTCGGCATGATGGTTGGTATTCCGGTCATGCAGCTCCTCCTGTTCGGCTATGCCATCAATACCGACCCGCGCCACCTGCCGACCCTGGTCGAGATGGGCGATAGCGGGCCGGCCAGCCGCGCTATCCTTCAGGCAATGGAGACGTCAGAGTATTTCGACCTGATCGGCACGGTCGCCCCCGGCGCCGAGGTCGAGACGGTGATGCGCGACGGGCAGGCCGCCTTCATCGTCACAATCCCGCCGGGCTTCGAGCGGGAACTGGCGCGCGGCGAAAGACCGCAAATCCTGCTCGATGCCGATGCCACGGACCCGGTTGCTGCCGGTGCCGGAGCCGGCGCCTTTGCGACCATCGTGCAGCAGGCGCTGGAACCGATGCTCGGTGAGATGACGCCGCCGGTCGAGACCATCATCCACCGGCGCTACAATCCGGCCGGTCTTACCGCCCTCAATATTGTCCCCGGCCTGCTCGGCATCATCCTGACCATGACCATGGCGATGATGACCTCGATGGCCCTGACCCGTGAAGCCGAACGCGGCACGCTGGAAGCCCTGCTGTCGACCCCGACCCGACCGCATGAGGTCATGATCGGCAAGATCACCCCCTATGTCGTGGTCGGCTTCATCCAGGTGGCGATCATGCTGCTGGGCGCCCGCTTCCTGTTCGGCGTGCCCTTTGAGGGCTCACCCCCGGCCTTCCTGGCCGCCGTCTCGCTCTTCATCCTGGTCAATCTGGCACTGGGCTTTTTGTTCTCGACCGTGGCGCGCAGCCAGATGCAGGCGATGCAGCTGACCTTCTTCGCCTTCCTGCCCTCTATCCTCCTGTCCGGCTTCATGTTCCCCTTCGCCGCCATGCCGCACTGGGCCCAGGCGATCGGCCAGGCCATCCCCGCGACCCATTTCATCCGCGCCGTCCGCGCCATCATGCTGAAGGGCGCCGGGTTGGAGCATGTCTGGCCCCAGATATGGCCGCTGATGGTGATCTTCACGGTAATCGCGACCGTGGCCATGCTGCGCTATCGGCAGACGCTGGATTAG